Proteins encoded together in one Amphritea japonica ATCC BAA-1530 window:
- the ribF gene encoding bifunctional riboflavin kinase/FAD synthetase, translated as MELIRGLHNLRDKHKGCVATIGNFDGVHLGHQQVLAQVLRKGEELGLPAVVIIFEPQPREFFSGSQAPPRLTRFDEKVRQLKARGVDRVLCLTFNERLRTMSADQFVDELLLKGLAVQHFVVGDDFRFGCDRSGDYNMLRQSGARYGFSVVNTETFDVAGERVSSTRIRAALQYNDLTLAQTLLGRPYSVTGRVMHGQKLGRTIGVPTANVRMHRFHCPLEGVYAVTVTGKGLVAEGVANVGMRPTVNGKHPVLEAHLFDLDCDLYGQLLTVEFKAFIRPEQKFDGLDSLKQQIDNDIKQVRSYFLTGAL; from the coding sequence ATGGAGCTAATTCGGGGTTTGCATAATCTGCGCGACAAGCACAAAGGCTGTGTCGCAACGATCGGCAACTTTGATGGTGTGCATCTGGGTCATCAGCAGGTGCTGGCACAGGTTCTTCGGAAAGGAGAGGAGCTTGGTTTGCCAGCGGTGGTGATTATTTTTGAGCCTCAGCCCAGAGAGTTTTTTTCGGGTAGTCAGGCTCCGCCCCGCCTAACGCGCTTTGATGAAAAAGTGCGACAGTTGAAAGCCCGGGGCGTCGATAGAGTGTTGTGTCTCACCTTTAATGAGCGATTGCGCACCATGAGTGCTGATCAGTTTGTCGATGAATTATTGTTAAAGGGTCTGGCAGTACAGCATTTTGTGGTAGGGGATGATTTCCGCTTTGGCTGTGATCGCAGTGGTGATTATAACATGCTGCGTCAGAGTGGTGCTCGCTACGGTTTCAGTGTGGTGAATACTGAAACATTTGATGTTGCGGGTGAACGGGTCAGCAGTACCCGCATCAGAGCGGCTTTGCAGTACAATGATCTGACGCTGGCGCAAACGCTGTTAGGCCGCCCTTATTCGGTTACTGGCCGGGTTATGCATGGCCAGAAGTTGGGAAGAACGATAGGTGTGCCGACCGCGAATGTGCGAATGCACCGTTTTCACTGTCCGCTTGAGGGTGTCTATGCGGTAACAGTTACCGGTAAGGGGCTGGTGGCAGAAGGTGTTGCTAATGTAGGCATGCGCCCGACGGTAAATGGCAAACACCCGGTATTGGAAGCACACTTGTTTGACCTTGATTGCGATCTCTATGGTCAGCTACTGACTGTAGAATTTAAAGCCTTTATTCGTCCGGAACAAAAGTTTGATGGACTGGACAGTTTAAAGCAGCAGATTGATAACGATATTAAACAGGTCAGAAGCTACTTTCTGACAGGCGCCTTATAA